The proteins below are encoded in one region of Carettochelys insculpta isolate YL-2023 chromosome 32, ASM3395843v1, whole genome shotgun sequence:
- the LOC142004624 gene encoding olfactory receptor 10D3-like, with product MVTHFILLGIPNTDGFQTVLFFTFLAFYLCALLGNLLIFSAVLADSRLHTPMYFFLCNLAVLDIGLSSIGTPKLLAILWSQSRVIWLGGCISQVFFGHFLGITECLLYTVMAFDRYMAICHPLRYLIIMNWRVCALLAATTWIASSIHSTILTSLTFTLPYCGSNVVDYFLCDIFPLVKLACADTHVIETVAFTNTGLVPMTCFLLIFTSYLRILCSLLKINSAKAWHKAASTCTSHLAVVILFFGPCFLVYTQPQLSKVLVTPLQIFGIVVTPVLNPVIYTLRNKEVKAALRKLMDGKTPSRRLETRSQRPGVRTEALGKVVKASQPNCKVHL from the exons ATGGTGACTCATTTCATCCTCTTAGGGATCCCCAACACCGATGGCTTTCAGACAGTCCTCTTCTTTACCTTCCTAGCCTTCTACCTTTGTGCTCTGCTGGGCAACCTGCTCATCTTCTCAGCCGTCCTCGCTGACTCCCGcctgcacacccccatgtatttcttcctctgCAACCTCGCTGTGCTGGACATTGGACTCTCTTCCATTGGCACCCCAAAATTGTTGGCCATCCTCTGGAGTCAGAGCAGAGTCATCTGGCTGGGCGGGTGCATTTCCCAGGTCTTCTTTGGGCACTTCCTGGGCATCACTGAATGTCTGCTCTACACTGTCATGGCCTTCGACCGGTACATGGCCATCTGCCACCCACTGCGCTACCTGATCATCATGAACTGGAGGGTGTGcgccctcctggctgccaccacctgGATCGCCAGCTCCATCCACTCCACCATCCTCACCAGCCTGACCTTCACTCTGCCCTACTGCGGCTCCAACGTGGTGGACTATTTCCTCTGTGACATCTTCCCACTAGTAAAGCTGGCCTGTGCCGACACACATGTCATTGAAACCGTGGCCTTCACCAACACTGGACTGGTGCCCATGACCTGCTTCCTCCTCATCTTCACCTCCTACCTCAGgatcctctgctccctcctgaagATTAATTCAGCCAAAGCCTGGCACAAAGCGGCCTCCACTTGCACCTCCCATCTGGCCGTGGTGATACTCTTCTTTGGGCCCTGTTTCCTGGTGTACACTCAGCCCCAACTCAGCAAAGTGCTGGTGACTCCTCTTCAGATCTTTGGCATCGTGGTGACACCTGTGTTGAATCCAGTGATCTACACCCTGAGGAACAAGGAAGTGAAAGCGGCTCTGAGAAAAC TCATGGATGGAAAAACCCCTAGCAGAAGATTGGAGACCCGAAGTCAGAGGCCTGGTGTGAGGACCGAGGCCTTGGGTAAAGTAGTCAAAGCTTCACAGCCAAACTGCAAAGTTCACTTGTAA
- the LOC142005015 gene encoding olfactory receptor 10D3-like, with amino-acid sequence MSLVNRTVVTHFILLGIPNTDGLQTVLFITLLAFYLCTLMGNLLILSAVLIDSRLHTPMYFFLCNLAVLDIGFSSISTPKMLTNLWFQHQVISLGGCMSQVFFYHFLGSTESLLYTVMAYDRYVAICHPLRYLLIMNWTACIFLVAGIWIASSFHATILTSLTFTLPFCRSNVVDYFFCDIFPLVKLACADTHVIETVTLTNTGLVPMTCFLLILASYVHIMHSVLKMSSDNGRLKAASTCGSHLMVVTLFFGQCAVIYTQPHLSKLMVTIVHIFGNVVTPMLNPMIYTLRNKEVKAALTQLKGSLIPTR; translated from the coding sequence ATGAGTCTGGTCAACCGCACAGTGGTGACTCATTTCATCCTCTTAGGGATCCCCAACACCGATGGCCTCCAGACCGTCCTCTTCATCACCTTGCTAGCCTTCTACCTCTGCACCCTGATGGGCAACCTGCTCATCTTATCAGCTGTCCTCATAGACTCCCGGCtacacacccccatgtacttcttcctctgCAACCTCGCTGTGCTGGACATTGGCTTTTCCTCCATCAGTACTCCCAAAATGCTGACCAACCTCTGGTTTCAGCACCAGGTCATCTCATTGGGTGGTTGCATGTCCCAGGTCTTTTTCTACCACTTCCTGGGGAGCACTGAGTCCTTGCTCTACACCGTCATGGCCTATGACCGttacgtggccatctgccatccaCTGCGCTACCTGCTCATCATGAACTGGACGGCATGCATCTTCCTGGTCGCTGGCATCTGGATTGCCAGTTCCTTCCATGCCACCATCCTTACCAGCCTGACCTTCACGCTGCCCTTCTGCAGGTCCAATGTGGTGGACTATTTCTTCTGCGACATCTTCCCTTTGGTCAAGCTAGCTTGTGCAGACACACATGTCATTGAGACCGTGACCTTGACCAACACTGGACTGGTGCCCATGACGTGCTTCCTCCTCATCCTTGCGTCCTACGTGCATATTATGCATTCCGTCCTCAAGATGAGCTCGGACAATGGACGGCTCAAAGCTGCCTCCACTTGCGGCTCGCATCTGATGGTGGTGACGCTGTTCTTCGGGCAATGCGCCGTGATCTACACTCAGCCCCACCTGAGCAAACTGATGGTGACCATTGTTCACATCTTCGGCAATGTGGTGACCCCCATGCTGAATCCAATGATCTACACCCTGAGGAACAAGGAGGTGAAAGCAGCTCTGACACAACTGAAAGGGAGTCTAATACCTACACGTTGA
- the LOC142005045 gene encoding olfactory receptor 10D3-like, whose protein sequence is MGLVNQTVVTHFILLGIPNTDGLQTILFFTFLVFYLCTLLGNLLILSAIFTDRCLHTPMYFFLSNLAIVDIGIPSIGTPKLLAILWSQNRVIWLGGCVSQVFFGHFLGSTECLLYTVMAYDRYVAICNPLRYLLIMNWRVCALLAAGTWIASSIHSSILTSLTFTLPYCGSNVVDYFLCDIFTVVKLACADTHVVRTVTITNNGLVPIACFFLIFTSYVRIVCTLLKMNSANAWHKAASTCTSHLTVVMLFFAPCFLVSTQPQLSEVLATPVQMFCTVVTPMLNPVIYTLRNKEVKASLKKLREGLIPAH, encoded by the coding sequence ATGGGACTGGTCAACCAGACGGTGGTGACTCATTTCATCCTCTTAGGGATCCCCAACACCGATGGCCTCCAGACCATCCTCTTCTTCACCTTCTTAGTCTTCTACCTCTGCACCCTGCTGGGCAACCTGCTCATCTTATCAGCCATCTTCACTGATCGCTGCCTGCACAcgcccatgtatttcttcctgagCAACCTCGCCATTGTGGATATTGGAATCCCTTCCATTGGCACCCCAAAATTGCTGGCCATCCTCTGGAGTCAGAACAGAGTCATCTGGCTGGGCGGGTGCGTGTCCCAGGTCTTCTTTGGGCATTTCCTGGGCAGCACCGAGTGCCTGCTCTACACGGTCATGGCCTATGACCGGTACGTGGCCATCTGCAACCCGCTACGCTACCTCCTCATCATGAACTGGAGGGTGTGCGCCCTCCTGGCTGCCGGCACCTGGATCGCCAGCTCTATCCACTCCTCCATCCTCACCAGCCTGACCTTCACGCTGCCCTACTGCGGCTCCAACGTGGTGGACTATTTCCTGTGTGACATCTTCACAGTGGTGAAGCTGGCTTGTGCCGACACACACGTCGTCAGAACTGTGACCATCACCAACAATGGACTGGTGCCCATCGCCTGCTTCTTCCTCATCTTCACCTCCTACGTCAGGATTGTCTGCACCCTGCTGAAGATGAACTCAGCCAACGCCTGGCACAAAGCAGCCTCCACTTGcacctcccacctcactgtggtgATGCTCTTCTTTGCGCCCTGCTTTCTGGTGAGCACCCAGCCACAACTGAGCGAGGTGCTGGCGACGCCTGTTCAGATGTTCTGCACTGTAGTTACACCCATGCTGAACCCGGTAATCTACACCCTGAGAAACAAGGAGGTGAAGGCGTCTCTGAAAAAACTTAGAGAAGGGCTGATCCCTGCCCACTGA